The region AAGAACGATGTTGTAACTAACGGCCAAAATGGAAGAGCAAAGTGTTCACAGCAGTATCAGTGATATAAATAGTGAAGAGGCAGTTAGAAGCGAGCGTAAGTTCACTAATATTTTCATCTTTACTATTATATTTAGCTATTGATCTACATTGTTAATTGTTGCATATACCATAGGCACCTGTATGGACTAACCCTACCTCACTCTTTATCAAAACTCACGCGACAATGCTTGTGTCTTATATCTGTCACTCATTCTGATCCATAGATAAATCGACGTATTATATCCGCTACTTCTCTTATACACTTTTATATTGTGTTTTGAATTTTACGCGGGATGAATGTCAACGGTTTCTTATAAAATTGGCCTTGACTTATTCTCCAAAATTACGTCAGAAATTTGGTAGTCCGAAATGTCTTTATGAGCTTCCCTACAGTTCGTTATATACTTGTTTTGAATTTAATTATCTTTCATATTTATCTTCGTGTCATTTTAAGGTTAAAATCATCTCCTGTCATCTAagatacattatttattatacattacatcTCACGAatgattttcattatttactAATAGAATATATAGATACGTATTTGAAAGcaatatcatttaaaaatattttaattaaacttatgTTATCAGTCAGTAATTGTTTGTTAAATAaatgaagaatttaatttttacatattaaatattattttcattgtttactagcacaattatttatattttacttattcTACAAAAACTTTAGTTATATTcacttcatttttaatattttttattattaattatatggataaataataaataactaaataaaattctcttatatttcacgtttattatttaataatagaattatttgaaacatttttcaaaatgaaatcATCAAAAGTATTTCAGTACAACTTTTCCAAGTATTTGTTCTGTACCAGTAGCTTATAGATATAGGACAAATATTTACACTGCATTTTCTAGTCATATTTCTTGTTTAGTATAGGATTAGtcattatttacatattattatttgtgGTTCAATTGTAATACAACAATATAAGATATTAGGGGTTGGTACCTGTGGTATATGAAATGAGATTAGGCATGAGACAATAGGGGTTTATTGCACCCTTTGCCTGTAGGTACAAAGATCATTAACATTTATTGCCTTTTCTGTGTATGTATTGTATTTATGATTTGTATACTCATAAATTTAGTTATTTCTAGCTATAATTACTGTGTTTGGACTTTAGGTATTTAAACAGTTttagataatgaaatttttgtcaaattataaacaaataaataataataatcaataatatcatattaataatttaaatttcataaaaataattacttttttcttagttttttaaatttgaattactTTATTCATAATACATTTtgtaacagaaaataaatttataattaaatttataaataaattttttaaatttaaattattgattttgttatgtaaatgatgaaatatttctaaaatattaaacctTGACTCAAAATGTTATTGTtatggtaataataaatatagtaataaatgttattgttattgttatttaatttcattaaattttactaATGATAGCtggaaatttgtttaaatttcagCTCTGATTATACCACGTAAGAAAAGGATATGCTTGATTGGTGCAGCTGGCGATGATCCTGCACTTGGTGCTGCTGCTCAGCAGTTTAGCGTACCTGTTCTCAAATCTGAAACTGGTTTAGAACATGTAGAAGATACATCATATTGTACTTACTTTATATTAAAGAAGTTCGAGGGACCTGAATATGATGCTCTTCATAAAAGTGCACATAGGTTTgtcatatttaatttcatataatttgtaACATGTTGAAACATAATCAAAAGAATCTGACTTTTGGTTGGTTTAATTTAACACGTTGTAGAATATTGGGACCAACAGCACTTCTGCAGTTGGCAGAAAAAAAGGACTCATTACCTAGTATTACTAGACCAATGTATACACAAGCCATGGTAGGCACAGTAGTAGTGTTTACTGGATTTAGGAAAAAGGATGAATTGGTTAGTTTTATcttattaattgatataatGTAGGTTATCACCTACATATtatgataatagaaatattatgatgttaatttttaatatcatagaCCAAGTTGATTAATATGATTCACAATATGGGTGGAAGTATTAGGAAAGAAATGGGTGCAAAAGTGACGCATCTCATTGCTAATTGTTGTGGTGGAGATAAGTATAGATATGCTGTTACATTTCGGGTCCCTATTATGTCCATGGAGTGGGTGACAGCATTATGGAATGCCAAAGACGATATTTCCAGTTATGGAAATAATGAAGAACtggtaataattatattaataactatattcaaatattttactgtTCAATTCTTACTATCTATTTTTGCCAATAACGATGgtacatttaatatatataacatttaatatacaatataattatttttgtgCAGATTACAACTTATAAGCTAAAACCATTTTTTGGTGCAAAAGTATGTTTCTTTGGTTTTCCTGATGAAGAGAAACGTCATATGTGTGAGGTTTTACAACAACAAGGAGGTGAATCTACAGAAATTGATGATCCAAATTGCACACATGTGGTAAGtttatacaatacaatattttgcatattttataaagtaaaaaatatgtaaaacaaacATATGTAATACATCCTTTAGGTAACAGATTTAGGAAGTCATCAGTACAAGAATTCAAACAATACTTTTGACACGCTGCCATATACTAAAAATCCTAATCATATTTCATATCcttatttaaaaacaaaaccgttttccttctctttttataATCCATACACTAATACCATTCCTAACACAAAACTGATAAATTCTTCACATACTTTCcattttaataatacaaatttaaccAAAAAACTGAGTACAAGACGCTTTTCACATTGTTTCTGTTCTAATGTTCCTCAACATTTtgaatttcaagaaaataagTGTGCTTATTCtatattaaatgatattagTCAGGATTCAGCAATTTGTATGGATGATAATTTATATGATTATCCAAGTTTATCAGATGAATCTTTTATGTCTGAGTTTTCTATAGGACGAGCTGATTCTGGTGTTAGTATGTCTAATGTAATACAAACAAATGACGTTAATGCATTACAAGAAAGCAATTTTCCTGTTACATCTACTATGTTGGATATGcattctatatctttatctACATCATCTTCATTTCTATGTAATGATAAAAGAATTAAGAACAATATGTTTAATGCTTTTTCGAATTATAACACTGGTAATAAAAACGTGTGCACTCAACAAgggttatataattttaactcTTCTACATTATGTAAAAAGAAGGTTACTCAACATGTAAACAAGCAGTATTCTGCTAGAAAAACTAATTTGTTACAGTTTTGTAAGAATACGCAGTGTGCCcgaaattcctttttttttaacagaAAAATTATATCTCCTAAACGGTATATCAAGTGGCGAAAAGCTAAATCTTGTATTACaattcataaaatttgttctctggaaaaatttaaattaaaaagaatgcaTTCTCATCCTAATTTATTAAGACAACATGATTTAGAACTTAATGATTCTCTTTTGTATGATTCATCTATACCAATGACAAAAAACAAGGGTTTTTTGAGTACATGTAAACTGAACTCTTCTATTTTGTCAAAACTTAgtcatttaaatttttctcCAATGCTTAAACAGCATGTGGTTATTAATCCATGCAAGCAAATTCCAGAAATTTATCAAAAGCAAAAATATACTCCTTTACCTAGTCCCCTGCCCATCCCTGCTAAGGTAGCAAAATTATCAACTTCTGAATATGGCTCAAGAAGTTCTTTTGCATCAGATGAAAGTTATTTAAATATGTCTTCTAAAAGTTGCATTCTGAAAGATGATCATATAAAATTGGACAAACAGAAGGACAAGCCATTATCTTtggtacttttatttttttaatgggtattatgttaaattatgaaataactTACTTCACTAAATTACAAGTTGTAGACAAGTAGGGATGAGGTTATTAGGGTATTTTAACACTAAATAAGAACTTATAATTAGCAAGAatagaaattgttaattttagagaaattatttatgaatgttTTGTTATACATAATACTAGGATGTAGTAATTTAAGTATAGAAAATTGCTATTTTTGTGTTGTTTTTGTGATGTATTAGAGTGTGTTCCTTTAATCTGCAGTAATAACGAATTGCATAATTAATGTTTCGTTCTTTATAAATGTTTAACAATTTATATAGTACAtgtttttgttatattataaaagaaataaatagaatttgtGTATTATATGTTTCAATATACGTTATTTGTTTGTATTAATTAGGCatggtaaatatataaatatggatTAGAATTATAGTAAGTTACTATCATTTTAGGTTGTAGATGAATCAAACGTAAATGCATTACCAGATTTAGCTTCTGTGAGAGCACATATCGTGAAAGCAGAGTGGTTTTGGACGTCTGTGCAGAATGAGGGTGCAGCTGACGAAAAGGAATATTTATTTGAAGATGTAAGTTTATTAAAATGTCTTATATATTTCTCAttctcaattatttattttacatttagtaTTTGGAATCCGTTCTATCACCAACTGTATCAGTTAGACGTGATAGTCAACAAGCTGCTACTCCAAGTACAGCATCTACAAGACGAAAACGCAAACGCTTAGCAGAAACTTTATCTAGTCTGGTTCAAAATGGTGCAGATTCTCCAGCATTGCATAAGAGACGATCCAGCATCAGTGATGCAGGACATTTAAGTGTTAGTGGAAGCTTTCTTGATTGTACAACGAGTCCGGACAAACCATTACTTGATGGTTAGTTGTTTATAAAACATAATTATAGATTTGATAGATGTAGTTTAAAAATATCCTACAACtaacaattacaaatattttaatatttttttaacagtCCTACTAAGTACATCTTCCCTTCCTTTGTGGTTCATTTCTTTTGttaaataaagtattatatttttatatttcatttaacacGATTATACTAAcaatatacataatttaaattCCCCAtgttttactttaaatattgataatagCTAATATGAACCATATGAAGGGgaagataatataaatttgaattgttAATAACTGCCAGATATTCCAGAAGTGGAAGCTGTTAATACAGACACCTCTAGAAAAAATTTATCTCCGCGTCATCAAGTTTTCTTAGAATTAGTACAAACAGAATCTAATTATGTTGGTATTCTCAGTACAATTATGACGGTAAGATCTgtcttattatatattatgctgaaacaaacaataaattaacattatacatgtaatattacatatttataatattatttatgtttctaGCTGTTTAAATCTCCACTAGAAGATCTTATAGATACAACTGGCGAGTTATTAAATTGCACAGAAGCTAAAattatatttggaaattttccaCCTATTTATGAAGTtcataaaaaaatgttagaagAACTGAGATACAGCACTACTCATTGGATGGAGGACAATAGTATAGGTAATATATTTCTGAAGTTCGCACCTGACCTAGTCAAGGCGTATCCACCGTATGTCAACTTCTTCGAAAATACAAAGGAAATGCTCGATCAATGTGATCAAAACAAACCACGATTTCATGCTTTTCTGAAGGTTTGTCAGACGAAACCTGAATGTGGCAGACAAAGTTTAAAGGAACTGTTAATTAAACCAGTACAAAGGTTACCCAGTATTAGTTTGTTATTAAACGGCAAGTATATGTACTTATTAAAGTTATTATCTCTTCTGTACGACAATCGTTTGTGGCATAGTGTTATCCCACGGTTGATACTTTTATCTAATACTTGATCATTATTAGTCATCATGTATTTACGGTTGTCCATTGTAGTCAACACTCTGCCATACATATGCATTTCATGCGAGTGAATCGAAGTCGATACTCGATTGTAGATTTAACAATTGCCGACTATAATTGATGCTTATACCGAACGAGTTAAATAATTAAGatagtaataaattttgtatagtaattaatatttttacatattaatgtTTTGCAGATATCCTTAaacatacaaataaaaataatccagATCATAGCGCTTTGGAGTTATCAATTAGCAGTATTAAAGAAGTTATGACCTATATAAACGAGGATAAAAGAAAAACTGAAGGTCAATTGGttatgtttgatatttttaacgaaattgaCAACTGTCCACCGCATTTAGTTTCTTCACACCGATCATTTATTGGCAAATGTGATGTGATGGAACTTGGTGAGGGTCTAAGTGGACGTGGGGATCATTTAGTTTTGTTTTTGTTTACCGATACTCTCGAAATATGCAAGAAAAGGTCAAAGgcttttaattcattaaaaagtCCTAATACAGCAAATGGATTGCATACAACTAAACTAAGTCAAGGGAAACCCTATAAACATATTAAGATGTTATCACTTAGTACGATAAAAAAGGTTGTTGATATTCGAGAAACGGATGGTAAGTTTATAACGAACAATATTATAAACTAATAATGAACTAAATTGTGTTTAAACATGTaatagatataaatttcttatttttatttttattgtaattctttttattttataaaaaaaacatgattacaaaatttataacaCTATCAAATATTTCGTACGTGTaaagatttataaaatgtttgtgAAGAGTTTGAAATGTATATGTTAAATAAAGTAAAGTAGAgcaaatatgaaaaatacacttttggttttatgtatattatttctaGAATGTCATAAAGTGTTTGCTTTAATGGTGAGAAGTAATCAAGAGTTaaaggaaaaattattttcatttacaattacTGATGAGGAAGTAAATAAGACAAATTATTTACGAACCTTGTGTAGACAAATGGCTAATACAGTGTGTAAAGCTGATGCGGTAAGTTTTAGTATTCATCTtgcttatatattattattgtttgcaGCTTATTAGTaatagtatttttatttctatatttgcaGGATACGTTCCTGATAAGTCTTGATTCGCATCAACTTGAAATTGACACAAGCGACGTAGCATTAGGAACATTAAGTAAAGCATTTAAGTAAGTAGTTGAAACTTAATTGGTACCTGTCGTATATCGTTAACATCGCATATGATCGTATCTCTCTTATAACTGTAAGTCcgttttttattgtaaaaaaaaattgaaagaaattatatcgtaaatgaaatattatttaagataaaaatgGTGTTTGTAGATATGATAAAAATAGTACTTACAGTTTTTTGTAGAGAAGCACTTTTAAAAGATGATTTTCTCATATAAAtagattaaagaaatttattagatataagaatgataaatatataattaattagtattatGCTCCTAGAATAGCTTAGCTTATAATATACTTTTTTGCATTGCTATTAAGTTTTGCTGAACTATAGTACACATATTCACATAGAATCTtcttattatattcatatttaggATATGCTAAAAATAAGACCTTTGCGTGTTCTATATCTGTATTATATGTTATACAAAAATTGGTATGAATCTATTCGATAAAGTAGacatttttatagaaaagatATGCATATTTGTAAAGGGGAAGATTTATCAGTCGTTCTAAACTGTTTTTCTCCTGTATTGCATGTTAACAAAAAATAATGGGGCGACGACTCGTTTGGTTGCAGGAGcctatttcataatttttaccTGGAGTATATGGACCCGTATGTGTTCCTACTCAATAGCATGTGTGAAACCACGTTACATGTCCCACTACCGTCAGTTTTCGCACCAGGctgattatctttttttttttttactcgcTTTGGTCCTTTTTTCCCTGcttgtttaaataaatcaatCTCACTCTTTagtgtaaaaatatagaaaattaaataacttcACAAAAAATTTTACCAGTTCAAGcataatattgaatattatcaGCCTGTTTAAAATCATTAATAtgcgattaaaatatttaatatctatctATTTGACCCCTCGatgatttcatattttatacgaaCATCAGACTTTCTACATgttgattaataaaataataatacatattagtGATTACACTGAATGGCATTTTAGCTTTAAattgtttgttatttatttgtatgtaATCTCCTTAGGATTTGTAATAGCTTTTATGGTACAACAAAATCCTAAATTAAGATAGCACTACTGACTGTGATATAGCGATATTTACGATCGTATGCAGTATTTACGTTTTTCAATAGACATTGAACCAAGGTAAAGATACATTTTATATGACTTGACTAAGTTTACAGTTTCTTAGTTTCCTAAGTTTCGATATACGTAAATTGCTGCatattaaattatgttttattaattataatattggaccaagaaagatatattttttagtgAGTAATGAATGTAAATAGTTACTATTTATACAGTTAAGTTTCCATTTTTCTTAGTCGTTAAGGGGTTAAATTTTCAGCACCACCTACTTAGTGGTTCAAGTTTTAGTATTTAATTATGTATgattaatgaattttaattactttttttattttataagccataaaagattttaataatttggaAAGACTCTGTAACCTCGCAATTAAGCCCTATTTATTACTCTtacatttgtaatatagatttaTAGTTGTGATGTAATACTTCAGCATGaacagaataaaaaattactataattCAATTTTTGCATGCTCATTAGTAACTATTATGGTGTAATATTTACTTGAACTGGTTTATTACGGTTTGGGATTTTATTTAAGTTCGCTAATTCCTTTGTttgcttgaaaatttattttcctccatttaattatatattatatataattactatattattgaAAGAAGTCATTTTAGTTTATGTGGTTGAGTAAACTgttaaaggaaaataaaatttcaatatcgcTTTTGTTTTTTGTCcaaatgtttaaatttaaatgagtCTGTAACAACTGTTTTTCTTCAGGTTCGCATCTCGTACTCGGATGAAAGTTGGCAGGGCGTTTAGTTTTAATAAAACTCCAAGCAAATTAAAGAGAGCAATGTCAACAATGATGTCGCCATTCGGATCCACTAACAGCCTTACCCCGGCGAGTCAACAACTTGCACAGATGCGGCTTGCTAGTTGCAACAATATTAACGTTAGTTGACAGTTTATTATCGCatgcatttttctttattatatgcttatgctgtttcttttttttttttctccttattTACTTTCATTTCACGACAGGAGATTGTTGTCTCTTTCATATTGATCTGTTCATATTGAAATGAGTTCAAtatattaatcaaattttttttttatatatatatataatattaacgcGTTCAATTTCGAATTGCACGTCCTATATCTATCGCTTTTATAGAAGTTTGCTTGAATGCATAATTGTAAAATCATTTTGCcgtttacaatattttcttcttgTGTATAtctctataaaaatattatgtaaatatctgATATTATAACATTGaaacaatttatttcatcttttattttcattattttaagaCATTTATGCAGATATTGGAGGAGattaatttattgtatatacaACATAATACATCATTTTCTTATATTCATCTTAATTTGTTGTTCTATttggttttttattttatgagatACGTTAATTCATCCATAATGTGTGCGAATTATGTCCTTTTCACGATATTTGTTTTTTACTTATGCGGAAATAACGTTAGTGGATAAATTTGTATACTCTATCACGTAAGTATACCGTATTGCGTTTATTTTATTGGATATTAGTTAAATATGATAATATTGAAGTGCTTACTAATATTCGCTCTAGAATATATAGgaaatattaatacaatttaacgtctCCTCTCGTGAAAGGGAGTAGAGAGGAGGGTTACTAGAATTTTACTTTCAACAGATAAAATTCCTTTTAGGAATGTGACGCCACACAGTGTTTCGACTGGATCAAAATACTTCGTGTCACAAATTAAATAGAGAAACTTAATTTTATGCTATTCATGATTAAGACGGTTCTCTTAAAATGGATTCTAGAAAagctaaaaatttatatttttattaagttaaCTTTGCCCTATTAGAGGCATTTTGTATTAACTgagattttcttttcctttttttttttttgttactgcTTACATATATCTATCACGTGCTATACAGATCAACAAGGCTGGAAtcctttcattttctttgtttggttttttttttgtaaaatatatttgcaatgaGAAAAAAGTATGAAGTATTTTTTCTTCATGATACCTACAAACTTGCATGATGTTATTTTTCATATGAAAGTATCTTTCTTATTCTCTATTAGTTTTGCTTCCAGTGtgaattaaatgtttaaatgtttaaattgtTTTGTTTACTCAATGTGATTAATGTAAAATCAGTATTGTTTTAATCCCTCCTGgtattgtatatatgtacagaaaaattgtatatataaataggATAAATGGATATTCGTGTGTCTTTCCAGGAGCTGGGTAATGGTGGTTCAGGCTCGCCATCTAGAGATGATGTTCTAGTAGCACCTATGTCGGTTCAACCGACACGAAAGGCCAAATGCAGTTCCCTCAGTATGGCTTCGTTAAGAAGGTTGTAATTAGTATATCAGAAAtgatgcaatttttcttttttgctatCATTGCATAACTATGTTTGATCAACTTGCCTATTGTTTATGTGCCTTAAACTCTCTTCACTTTATGTTTAGTGTTGAAaaacatttacatatacatatatgcgagATCCTTATACGTAAATAATATATCATACATTGGTATGTTCATTCATGAATGTAAAGACTGGATTGAAATTTCtagtgttatatatatatatatatatatatatgtttagcGCAATGCAAAGTTTACCATTACTAAATACAATGCATGTAAATGTGTCGTGAAAATTTCGTCGTTTCAGAAATATTCAAACGGAAATTTGTGGATACTTGTTATAATTTACGTAATGGATTGAAATACTCATATTGGTTAAGGCGAGCTTAAAGGCGACCATAATGTATAGCACAATTTGCATATTTTGCAAAAACTGTGCTGCATTTACAATCACTTTGATTCTATGTTCTTCGCTAGTATCCGTGCTtgtaatgtatatatacgtTTTTGTGAAAAGAATTCATTTATATCGTTCGTTGCAGTCCATGCTGTACCAAATGTTCGCCACTGTTCCGTTCTTTAAGGCTAAGATCATTCATAAGTACCTAGTTTTACTTTAAAGTATTGTCAAAATGATACTAATAATTGTGCCTATTTAGTGCCTGTAGCATTAATTAGGTGgttaacatttataataatttaatatttagctTAACTAAtgcatatttatttaacaatattagatttttattctttacatttttatgcTGATTTGCTGCAGGGCAACTTCGCTTGCTATATTTTCCGATTTAGAATACTTTTATCTATTATTTgtcattaataatttttttcatcGTACTTTTCCACCAACTCGgttaataatatttcgaaatctTAGTAAATTTATTCCATGTTAGATAcaatatgaaatacaaaattagaAGCATACTTGACTTTTATTTGTAAGAAAGAGTTGGTGTATTTATCTAAGctttatatatatgtttccATAGTATAGTCTTTTTGACCTTACTTTATTTATCCTCCAGAAATTGTTCAGAGGAAGTCATGCAGGACAAATCCGATCTTTGAAGTGCAGGGCATGAGTAGTGTGCAACAATACCATACTTTTTTCTTTGGGATCAGTAAAAtgtttatgtgaaaatataaagtatatgaatATTGTTGCAAAGATATATCTTTGCAATACGATTTAAGTATTAATCTTCAAAATTCAGGAAATAGTAAAATGTCCGTACAAAGGGTAAATGCGGAAGAGCACATTTATAAACTTCAGCAAATGAATACAAAATTTGTCATGTGCCAATAGAAAAACCGTAAGGAATTTTACAAAAAAGGAATTGTACATTGCCAATTATTCTTTAAgcaattttataaacatatattaacgatatacgttacctAATACCATATTAATCGTTAACTTTTATCTATCATActtgcataattaaataatcttGTCTTAGAAGGACAAACGAAATTAAGATAAAGTAAGggaaaacatttatattttcagtggtatataatataaattttattattatatacattttattagaaTTGAAAGTACGAATATCAATTTTGTGCCATTTAATCTTGTTCTGTAAAATATACTCAGAACTTATTGAAGTGCCTGAAGATAATATGTCGtttttaaaattgaagataattcgtcatttttaaaattaaagaaatgtaatgctaatctattaaattaacattaacagtacattttttttttgttcaactGTCATGTCTTGTATCATTGCAGTTATAAACCATGAATATGAATTGTATAACTACGGCTATACTGTCTTTAGTTTATTGTGTTTGTTCTTATCCAATTTAAATCTTTCTGATTGTAGCTTTTTTAAACGATCCATAATGTCGAAATTGAATTGAACTGTACATGATACAATATCACTGGAAATCTAGAAAATCGAATTTAGAATAACAATACAGTATAatgtttttatctttttcttgctaagaatataattgtattataataaagTCAAAAGATGTGGtaaaagaaaagtaagaaacgtatatcaatatatatatatatatatatattgatatatatttttttaaaacaacAGACTTTAGATTATACATATGTTTATAAAAAGCCATAGTTTAttaggattaaattattacagACCTGTCCACCGATAAGACGCTTAATGCTATGAGTTTCCCTCATTCGTAGTAAAGTTGAAGATTGTTTACTAGCTTTGAAGTGAAGGGAatgatgtaaaatttaaaattcgttaaaaGCATTGATATTGGTCACATGCTTTTCACATACCAGCGTTTCTTAATATAAACCTACGGCCATCATCGtagttttataatgaaattatgGAATAGGAAACGTGTTTTGATACATGTGTCAGACCGCGGGCAGGTCTGCATTactattacttttttttatcaatttacgCTTATTGTAGTTGCTGactttatcaaatttatattacgATGTATAGTTGGTTACTTAGGTTGCAAAATATGCTATTGTTTgaactatataaatatttatattcttatcaaatataaaatattacgttaattGATCGTAGATGTGAAGTATTTGTATAATcgattatacatattttcaagTATAACAATTTTCTATTGTGATCTGTATCATAAagcttttaaaaaaaatttcgttTTCAAACATCGTAGATATCATCTAAATATAGACATCATATAAAGACAGAGTACTGGTTCAAACATGGAAATCACGATCTTTTATGTTGCAATCTTTTAAAGTGTACAATGGTTGTTTTTAAGAaacatattgtaatattatacttaagaATGTGATCTATTcatattatacaaaaaatatttataaatattccaaCTGTGCGAGTAgtttatgaaatgaaatatcgtaAGATTTGGAAGACATTTACTTTAGTAGGTGAAGAAAGAACAAATTAATCCTGTCTCAAGTAGATATTTCTTCAATTAAGGAAGGTTTCAAAGGTTCTTTTCGCTTGATTAGTTATTCAGTTACAAATAAAGGTTGTGg is a window of Bombus terrestris chromosome 17, iyBomTerr1.2, whole genome shotgun sequence DNA encoding:
- the LOC100648074 gene encoding protein ECT2 isoform X6 encodes the protein MEEQSVHSSISDINSEEAVRSEPLIIPRKKRICLIGAAGDDPALGAAAQQFSVPVLKSETGLEHVEDTSYCTYFILKKFEGPEYDALHKSAHRILGPTALLQLAEKKDSLPSITRPMYTQAMVGTVVVFTGFRKKDELTKLINMIHNMGGSIRKEMGAKVTHLIANCCGGDKYRYAVTFRVPIMSMEWVTALWNAKDDISSYGNNEELITTYKLKPFFGAKVCFFGFPDEEKRHMCEVLQQQGGESTEIDDPNCTHVVVDESNVNALPDLASVRAHIVKAEWFWTSVQNEGAADEKEYLFEDYLESVLSPTVSVRRDSQQAATPSTASTRRKRKRLAETLSSLVQNGADSPALHKRRSSISDAGHLSVSGSFLDCTTSPDKPLLDDIPEVEAVNTDTSRKNLSPRHQVFLELVQTESNYVGILSTIMTLFKSPLEDLIDTTGELLNCTEAKIIFGNFPPIYEVHKKMLEELRYSTTHWMEDNSIGNIFLKFAPDLVKAYPPYVNFFENTKEMLDQCDQNKPRFHAFLKVCQTKPECGRQSLKELLIKPVQRLPSISLLLNDILKHTNKNNPDHSALELSISSIKEVMTYINEDKRKTEGQLVMFDIFNEIDNCPPHLVSSHRSFIGKCDVMELGEGLSGRGDHLVLFLFTDTLEICKKRSKAFNSLKSPNTANGLHTTKLSQGKPYKHIKMLSLSTIKKVVDIRETDECHKVFALMVRSNQELKEKLFSFTITDEEVNKTNYLRTLCRQMANTVCKADADTFLISLDSHQLEIDTSDVALGTLSKAFKSLFHNFYLEYMDPYVFLLNSMCETTLHVPLPFASRTRMKVGRAFSFNKTPSKLKRAMSTMMSPFGSTNSLTPASQQLAQMRLASCNNINELGNGGSGSPSRDDVLVAPMSVQPTRKAKCSSLSMASLRRNCSEEVMQDKSDL
- the LOC100648074 gene encoding protein ECT2 isoform X4: MEEQSVHSSISDINSEEAVRSEPLIIPRKKRICLIGAAGDDPALGAAAQQFSVPVLKSETGLEHVEDTSYCTYFILKKFEGPEYDALHKSAHRILGPTALLQLAEKKDSLPSITRPMYTQAMVGTVVVFTGFRKKDELTKLINMIHNMGGSIRKEMGAKVTHLIANCCGGDKYRYAVTFRVPIMSMEWVTALWNAKDDISSYGNNEELITTYKLKPFFGAKVCFFGFPDEEKRHMCEVLQQQGGESTEIDDPNCTHVVTDLGSHQYKNSNNTFDTLPYTKNPNHISYPYLKTKPFSFSFYNPYTNTIPNTKLINSSHTFHFNNTNLTKKLSTRRFSHCFCSNVPQHFEFQENKCAYSILNDISQDSAICMDDNLYDYPSLSDESFMSEFSIGRADSGVSMSNVIQTNDVNALQESNFPVTSTMLDMHSISLSTSSSFLCNDKRIKNNMFNAFSNYNTGNKNVCTQQGLYNFNSSTLCKKKVTQHVNKQYSARKTNLLQFCKNTQCARNSFFFNRKIISPKRYIKWRKAKSCITIHKICSLEKFKLKRMHSHPNLLRQHDLELNDSLLYDSSIPMTKNKGFLSTCKLNSSILSKLSHLNFSPMLKQHVVINPCKQIPEIYQKQKYTPLPSPLPIPAKVAKLSTSEYGSRSSFASDESYLNMSSKSCILKDDHIKLDKQKDKPLSLVVDESNVNALPDLASVRAHIVKAEWFWTSVQNEGAADEKEYLFEDYLESVLSPTVSVRRDSQQAATPSTASTRRKRKRLAETLSSLVQNGADSPALHKRRSSISDAGHLSVSGSFLDCTTSPDKPLLDDIPEVEAVNTDTSRKNLSPRHQVFLELVQTESNYVGILSTIMTLFKSPLEDLIDTTGELLNCTEAKIIFGNFPPIYEVHKKMLEELRYSTTHWMEDNSIGNIFLKFAPDLVKAYPPYVNFFENTKEMLDQCDQNKPRFHAFLKVCQTKPECGRQSLKELLIKPVQRLPSISLLLNDILKHTNKNNPDHSALELSISSIKEVMTYINEDKRKTEGQLVMFDIFNEIDNCPPHLVSSHRSFIGKCDVMELGEGLSGRGDHLVLFLFTDTLEICKKRSKAFNSLKSPNTANGLHTTKLSQGKPYKHIKMLSLSTIKKVVDIRETDECHKVFALMVRSNQELKEKLFSFTITDEEVNKTNYLRTLCRQMANTVCKADADTFLISLDSHQLEIDTSDVALGTLSKAFKFASRTRMKVGRAFSFNKTPSKLKRAMSTMMSPFGSTNSLTPASQQLAQMRLASCNNINELGNGGSGSPSRDDVLVAPMSVQPTRKAKCSSLSMASLRRNCSEEVMQDKSDL